Part of the Nostoc edaphicum CCNP1411 genome, CAAGCGGTAGAACAATTTCTGATGGCTAACGAACCAACACCACTGCTACTAGAGAGAGTTGGAGGACGCAACGGACTGAAGTACAAACCCGGACATTTACCTTGCAACACTATCTTGCGATGCCTGCGGCGGGCTGCGCCTACGCACTTCACCGATCACAAAGGCTGCAACCGTAGTAAGTTCGCTGATATCTGGTTGCCGGATGGTACGGTCAAGTCTTTGTCTATCCAAGGTGCAGCCATTTTGCAAGGATTTCCGTCCTGGTATGAGTTCCCAAAAGAGACTGCTACGGCGGGGTCAATCATTGGTTACTCTGTACCACCCAGTTTTGCCGCGCAGTTATTCATGTCGGCACAAATTATTTTGGAAGGAGACGAAGTATGACTAATCTTATCCAATATGCTGTAATTAACGCCGACGCTTCACAAGAATGAATAAAGCGATCGCACTCACACCTAAAAACCATCCCCCTGATGCTTCAGGTACACTAACTTTCAAAGGATTAACGGGTTTAGAGAGATTTTCCTTCCCGTTCTCAACTTTACGGTCAAAGCGATCGCTTTGGGCTTCTGCTTCTTTGAGTAACCGTCTTTGTTCATCGTTGACTAATACCAACATCGAAGAATAAGGGCTGACAATCTTATACTTTTTGGCTACGCCGTGAATCGCATCTAAACCTTTGAGGTTGTCTAACGTAACTTTTTTACTCAACCCTAAAATTAATTGTCTGGCTGCTAATGGCAAGAAATCATCTTGTTGGTTGCTACTTGCAATTGCTGTGTCTAATGTTTGCAAATACCAAGCATAACCATTAACAACACTCACAACAGAGTTGCCTAAAACTGATTTAGTAGCAATTCGTTGTAGCACCTCAGAAATATTAACAGCAACTCCACCACCACTATCTTGTAATAATTTAATCATGCCATCATTATAAGCCCCAGGTAATCCACCTAGATGTAGCATCCACAAAGGCGCAGGCGTATTAGGGACGGTTTTATTGTTCTTCGATAATTCATAACTGCCTTCATCAGTCAACAACAAAACGACATCATAAGCTGTATCTCCACGCAAATTGTTAAACTGTGTCAGCATTTCTTGGGGTTGAATTGTACCGTAAAAGGCGACTTTTTCCGGTTGGAATTGCTGGAGATTATCTAAGCGTTTGGGTGCAGCACCTGGAGAAACACTGAGATATAAATCTGCATCGTTGTTTGTCAAATCATTATCTGCAAAGCTGTGTTGTTTCAACCATGATAATGTTTGCAGCAATTCTTTAATATGTTCCCCCATGCTGCGAGAAGTATCGAGAACTACAGCAACTCGCTGGACTTTGGGTAAGGTGTAATCTTGACTAGATAAGGGTTTAGCTAATATTTTGTAGCCAGACTCTAAATTTACTTCATGTAATACAGGTTGAACTTTTCCACTTGCTCTTATGAATTTTTCTAACCAAGCATCGTCTTTCAAACCGATTTCTTTGCCGTTGCGGATACGCTTGGTTTGATTAGTCCAGAAAATATTACGTCTTTCCCCTAAATCGGGCATTTCCCAACCCAAGTCTTGTCCCAGCACTTTGTAAGTTAACCATAGGTGCATTTCTGTGGGGAGTGGTGGTTGCCCTTGTATTTGTTGTACATTCTTTGGAGGAATAGGAAAAGCCCGTAAGCGATAATGTCTCGGCCCTACTTGTTCCAACAAAGCCGGATCTATAGGGCGTGAACGTCTAACTTGAGAATTATAAACTTTCTGGGCAGCACCGCGAGGAGAGACAACAAAAGGGAAACGTTGGTCTAATTTATTAGTATCTCCCAACCATAAGCCAGTAATTACAGCGCTTTCTGGCAAAGAAAAGGAGTAAAAAACTTCCTGAACTTCTTGTGTTTGGTTTTTATAAATTTCGTATAATTCCACATCAGCCCAATCACCATGTTCTTTAACTGTGACTTCTTGTGATACTAATAAAACTTTTTTTTCGTTGATATTTAATAAACCTGCTTTAACTTCTTGTTCATTAAAAGTAGATTGTACTGCGTGACTAACTGCTGTTTTTTCTGCTTTTTGTAGAGGTGTATCAAAAAAATCGGCGTAAAGTTTCTCTGCCTTGGCGGTATCTTTGTCAGAACCATTATATAAAAATGGTGACATCAGAAAGTTATAAGTTGCTTGCAATCCATCAGTGGCCGATTTATCTAAGCCTAATAAATGATGATACATAGCACTGATATGGTTATTTTCTTGCTTGCTGCTAAGGTAGCGGTAAGAAGATAAATAAGCATTAACTAATCCTGTACGAATTTGTTCTGATTTGGCTACGAGCGTTTGGCGATCGCTATCATTTGTAGGTGCATTAGCTAAGAGTGAAAAAGCTAATACTTGGGGTTGTTGTTGTAAAGATACAAAAGTAACTGCAAACGCCACAATAACTGCACCAGCACCAGCAAATGTTTTATTCTTACCATGTTCTGAAGCAAAGGCTCTTAAAATTTTTGCTCCTGAATGTACATACATTGCTGTTAACGCCGATGGCATTGCAATAAACAATGTGGCACTGAAACTAACAATAGCCAGCCAAGGAATTATTATAAATAACCCTCCCACAAAAGCTGAGTGATATAGTACATCCCATAATAGTTTTAGCCATGCAAATTTGAGGAATTCTTGCAACAGAAATACTGCTAAAGGCAAGGCGTAAAATAACAACACCGCACCCGCATAAATTCCAAATACTAGCATTAATGTATGGGCTAACATTTGTGCCCATTGCAAACCACTTTTACGTCGGTCAGCATAACCCCAAAATAACTCTCCAGTAAAAGCAGCTATACATACGCCCATTGTTATCAGAATTTGGCTGCTGGCTGATGTCAGTTCTCGGATCACAAATAACCGCAACAAACACAATAAAAACAGTGGTGCTTCTATACCATAAAATAGGCGAATTAGTTGTAAAGGTTGTTTGGTAAATCTCCAACCACCGATAATACTGGAAATTGTGGGGATGGCAATTAAAGTAACTAGAGTCAAAGAAAATTCAGATGGGATATCACCTGTTAAGGTTGCCTGAAATAATGGTACGCCTACGTATGGCAATATCCCTATGTAAACTAACATTAAAAATGTCAGATTCCAGATCCAAAAAATTCCATAAAAACTTGTATTCCAAAATAATTTCACAGCTTTACTCCTCTAAAATTAACGTTCATGCACCCATACCCCAGCATTGAAAATAGTTCCTTATTTTAAGTTTTCCCTTAACACTGGCTTTTGTAACAATTTGTTTAGGGACTTCTAGCTCTTTTGGTAATGGTGCTGGAATCCACCAGCCATGTATATATTCATTAGAGCCGGCAATAGCTAAACGCACATCTTTGTAAGGAAGAAAAATGTCCGGTGAGCTAGAGAGGCAGTCCAGTAGAAGTTATTGACAAATAAAAATAATTATGCAGATATTTCGATTAGATTCATAAGTGGCATTTGAGCCAAAACATGAAGATTATGAACAACAGCAATACGTCTTAAATCAAAAAGATTCTTGCGTAGACCAATGTAACGAGCCTCGTCACCTTGCCATTGACCAATTTTAGCCAAACAATGTTCAACCGAAACACGTTCACGGAGCTGCGCTCTCCCTTGGGCTGTGTTTTGACGCTCTTTTAATTCTTTTAATAATAATTCGTCGGCATGAATCGAAACGCTACGACCATTTTTACTGTTAGTGCATTGTGAATGCAGAGGACAAATATTACATTCTGACTTGGGAAAATGGATTACTTGCCCTTGCACAAAAGGTAAGCTTATTCCATTGGGGCAAAGAATTTTAGC contains:
- a CDS encoding DNA cytosine methyltransferase, which encodes MPDSQLLLKQRQAVEQFLMANEPTPLLLERVGGRNGLKYKPGHLPCNTILRCLRRAAPTHFTDHKGCNRSKFADIWLPDGTVKSLSIQGAAILQGFPSWYEFPKETATAGSIIGYSVPPSFAAQLFMSAQIILEGDEV
- a CDS encoding TIGR02921 family PEP-CTERM protein yields the protein MKLFWNTSFYGIFWIWNLTFLMLVYIGILPYVGVPLFQATLTGDIPSEFSLTLVTLIAIPTISSIIGGWRFTKQPLQLIRLFYGIEAPLFLLCLLRLFVIRELTSASSQILITMGVCIAAFTGELFWGYADRRKSGLQWAQMLAHTLMLVFGIYAGAVLLFYALPLAVFLLQEFLKFAWLKLLWDVLYHSAFVGGLFIIIPWLAIVSFSATLFIAMPSALTAMYVHSGAKILRAFASEHGKNKTFAGAGAVIVAFAVTFVSLQQQPQVLAFSLLANAPTNDSDRQTLVAKSEQIRTGLVNAYLSSYRYLSSKQENNHISAMYHHLLGLDKSATDGLQATYNFLMSPFLYNGSDKDTAKAEKLYADFFDTPLQKAEKTAVSHAVQSTFNEQEVKAGLLNINEKKVLLVSQEVTVKEHGDWADVELYEIYKNQTQEVQEVFYSFSLPESAVITGLWLGDTNKLDQRFPFVVSPRGAAQKVYNSQVRRSRPIDPALLEQVGPRHYRLRAFPIPPKNVQQIQGQPPLPTEMHLWLTYKVLGQDLGWEMPDLGERRNIFWTNQTKRIRNGKEIGLKDDAWLEKFIRASGKVQPVLHEVNLESGYKILAKPLSSQDYTLPKVQRVAVVLDTSRSMGEHIKELLQTLSWLKQHSFADNDLTNNDADLYLSVSPGAAPKRLDNLQQFQPEKVAFYGTIQPQEMLTQFNNLRGDTAYDVVLLLTDEGSYELSKNNKTVPNTPAPLWMLHLGGLPGAYNDGMIKLLQDSGGGVAVNISEVLQRIATKSVLGNSVVSVVNGYAWYLQTLDTAIASSNQQDDFLPLAARQLILGLSKKVTLDNLKGLDAIHGVAKKYKIVSPYSSMLVLVNDEQRRLLKEAEAQSDRFDRKVENGKENLSKPVNPLKVSVPEASGGWFLGVSAIALFILVKRRR